The Armatimonadota bacterium genome has a segment encoding these proteins:
- a CDS encoding PfkB family carbohydrate kinase — translation MMTRSKLGSLLDGFGSRRILVVGDVMLDEYVWGQVNRISPEAPVMVVEVNSTDWRLGGAGNVANNVQAMGGRCIVCGVVGDDPNGAVVHAQVAAIGADGSGLVVAKDRPTTVKTRIVAHSQQVVRVDRETRAPVDGDALDGMAAFVRNALPTVDAVILSDYAKGALTEALVREIIALARRHGKPVAANLKPPRVAPFHGATFLTLNVHEAERAANTSITDEAALLTVGADLRAQLDCDGLLITRGPNGVVLFTAGAAPLLLPAHPVEVYDVAGAGDAVIGAATMALASGAAFADAAAVGNLAGNAKVTKLGVAPVTREEMLRLAGRP, via the coding sequence ATGATGACACGCAGTAAACTGGGTAGCCTGCTCGATGGTTTTGGATCCCGCCGCATCCTCGTCGTCGGCGATGTGATGCTGGACGAATACGTCTGGGGCCAGGTGAACCGCATCTCGCCGGAAGCGCCCGTGATGGTGGTGGAAGTGAACAGCACCGACTGGCGGCTTGGCGGTGCGGGCAACGTGGCCAACAACGTCCAGGCGATGGGCGGCCGTTGCATCGTCTGCGGCGTCGTCGGTGATGATCCGAACGGGGCCGTCGTGCACGCGCAGGTCGCCGCGATCGGCGCGGACGGGAGCGGCCTCGTCGTCGCGAAGGACCGGCCCACAACCGTCAAAACCCGAATCGTCGCCCACAGCCAGCAAGTCGTGCGCGTTGACCGCGAAACCCGCGCGCCCGTCGACGGCGATGCGCTGGACGGGATGGCGGCGTTCGTCCGAAACGCGCTTCCAACGGTCGATGCGGTCATCCTCTCCGACTACGCGAAGGGCGCGCTGACCGAGGCCCTGGTCCGCGAGATCATAGCGCTGGCCCGCCGGCACGGAAAGCCGGTGGCCGCCAACCTGAAACCGCCGCGGGTCGCCCCATTTCACGGCGCCACATTCCTGACGCTGAACGTGCACGAGGCGGAACGCGCCGCCAACACGAGCATCACCGATGAAGCGGCGCTCTTGACCGTGGGAGCGGACCTCCGCGCGCAATTGGACTGTGACGGCCTGCTGATTACCCGGGGCCCGAACGGGGTGGTACTGTTCACAGCGGGCGCCGCGCCCCTCCTTCTGCCGGCGCACCCGGTGGAGGTCTACGACGTGGCCGGCGCGGGAGACGCCGTGATCGGCGCGGCCACGATGGCCCTGGCCTCCGGCGCCGCGTTCGCCGATGCCGCCGCGGTCGGCAACCTCGCCGGCAACGCGAAGGTGACGAAACTTGGCGTCGCCCCGGTTACCCGCGAGGAGATGCTTCGACTGGCGGGCCGACCGTGA
- a CDS encoding SIS domain-containing protein: protein MQNTLTEMLRESAAVKTALAETMAAQIAHFAEWMTETYRGGGKVVLFGNGGSMCDANHIAEELVGRYKMERRALPAMAFSETSVITALANDYGYDTIFRRQVEAWVTAKDLTVGLTTSGRSVNVREGLRLAREKGARTVALTGAGGESLSDVSDLVIVVPTHNVPRIQECHITIGHIVCEITERAIFGGAA, encoded by the coding sequence ATGCAGAACACATTGACGGAGATGCTGCGCGAGAGCGCGGCGGTAAAAACGGCGCTTGCGGAGACGATGGCGGCACAGATCGCCCATTTCGCGGAGTGGATGACGGAGACGTACCGCGGCGGCGGTAAGGTTGTGCTCTTCGGTAATGGCGGGTCCATGTGCGATGCCAACCACATCGCCGAGGAACTCGTCGGACGCTACAAGATGGAGCGCCGCGCGCTGCCGGCCATGGCCTTCTCCGAAACCAGCGTCATCACCGCGCTTGCCAACGATTACGGCTACGACACGATCTTCCGGCGCCAGGTGGAAGCCTGGGTCACGGCGAAGGACCTGACGGTGGGATTAACCACAAGCGGCCGCTCGGTCAACGTTCGCGAGGGCTTGCGCCTGGCGCGCGAAAAGGGCGCGCGAACCGTCGCCCTCACCGGCGCGGGCGGCGAATCCCTGTCGGACGTATCCGATCTCGTGATCGTGGTCCCCACGCACAATGTGCCGCGCATCCAGGAGTGCCACATCACCATCGGTCACATCGTCTGCGAGATCACCGAACGCGCCATTTTCGGCGGCGCCGCATGA
- a CDS encoding NAD(P)-dependent alcohol dehydrogenase, with protein sequence MSMIHAWAALGAKQALVPYEYDPGPIGPDDVEVSVEYCGVCHSDLSILDDEWGMSTFPVVPGHEVIGRITALGEQAKGLAVGQRVGVGWYSGSCMACAQCLSGNQHLCATSTATIVGHHGGYADRIRTHWAWAIPIPETVEASSAGPLLCGGTTVFAPLVALNVKPTERVGIVGIGGLGHMAVKFATAWGCEVTAFTSSATKYDEAREFGAHHVVSSRDADAIRALTGSLDVLLVTVNVPLDWSALMATLAPLGRMHILGAVPEPIPVGAFDLILGQRSISGSPTGAPVTIATMLDFAGRHAIRPQVEHFPLARVNDAIAHLKAGNARYRIVLDVGAE encoded by the coding sequence ATGAGCATGATTCACGCGTGGGCTGCCCTCGGTGCAAAGCAGGCACTGGTCCCCTACGAATACGACCCGGGTCCGATTGGCCCCGACGATGTGGAAGTCAGCGTCGAGTACTGCGGCGTCTGCCACTCCGACCTCTCTATCCTCGACGATGAATGGGGGATGTCCACGTTTCCCGTTGTTCCGGGCCACGAAGTGATCGGGCGGATTACTGCGCTGGGCGAGCAGGCGAAGGGGCTCGCCGTCGGGCAGCGTGTGGGCGTTGGCTGGTACTCGGGAAGTTGCATGGCATGCGCGCAATGCCTGTCCGGTAATCAGCATCTATGCGCCACAAGCACGGCCACAATTGTCGGCCACCATGGGGGTTACGCCGACCGCATCCGCACCCATTGGGCATGGGCCATTCCGATTCCGGAAACGGTGGAAGCCTCCTCTGCCGGCCCCCTGCTCTGCGGCGGCACTACCGTGTTCGCGCCCCTTGTGGCGTTGAACGTAAAGCCAACGGAACGCGTCGGCATCGTCGGCATTGGCGGGCTCGGACATATGGCCGTGAAGTTCGCCACAGCCTGGGGCTGCGAGGTCACCGCCTTCACCTCCAGCGCAACCAAGTACGACGAGGCGAGGGAATTCGGCGCGCATCACGTGGTTTCCAGCAGGGATGCAGACGCGATCCGTGCGCTGACAGGGTCTCTCGATGTTCTGTTGGTCACCGTGAACGTCCCGCTCGATTGGTCCGCGCTGATGGCCACGTTGGCGCCGCTCGGACGAATGCACATACTGGGCGCCGTTCCGGAGCCGATTCCGGTAGGTGCCTTCGACTTGATCTTGGGTCAGCGGAGCATCTCCGGCTCCCCCACCGGTGCTCCGGTCACAATCGCGACAATGCTCGATTTTGCCGGCCGTCACGCCATCAGGCCGCAGGTTGAGCACTTCCCGCTGGCCAGGGTCAACGATGCCATTGCGCACCTGAAGGCCGGCAATGCGCGCTACCGTATCGTCCTGGATGTCGGCGCCGAGTGA
- a CDS encoding arsenate reductase ArsC: MKTVLFVCGHNAGRSQMAEAFTNAVADERALAVRGVSGGTTPADSLNPAVVEAMAEIGVPLAGKKPKMLTAEMADEADRIITMGCGVSVESCPARVYVCEDWSLDDPAGQPIERVRVIRDQIRAKVDELLSEWG, encoded by the coding sequence ATGAAGACAGTCTTGTTCGTGTGCGGGCATAACGCGGGGCGGAGCCAGATGGCGGAGGCGTTCACAAACGCCGTGGCGGACGAGCGCGCTCTCGCGGTTCGCGGGGTGTCCGGCGGGACAACGCCTGCTGATAGCCTGAACCCCGCCGTCGTGGAAGCGATGGCCGAAATCGGCGTGCCGCTTGCGGGGAAGAAGCCGAAGATGCTGACCGCCGAGATGGCGGATGAAGCCGACCGCATCATCACCATGGGCTGCGGCGTGAGCGTGGAATCGTGCCCGGCGCGCGTGTACGTTTGCGAAGACTGGAGCCTGGACGACCCCGCCGGCCAACCGATCGAGCGCGTGCGCGTGATCCGCGACCAGATCCGCGCGAAGGTGGACGAACTGCTCAGCGAGTGGGGATGA
- the tilS gene encoding tRNA lysidine(34) synthetase TilS, whose translation MICPVYTAVRRFMESHAVPADATLIAAVSGGADSLALLHSMASLRHELGYALRVAHVHHGMRAEADDDVTRLQAACDDLGVPLSVGYMDVPGIAGAQKVSLEVAGRLARYGCLYDVAAEHGAHAICTGHTLDDQAETLLLRIVAGTGIEGLGGIFPARLAVPPESRAPVWLWRPLLEVRRAQTAAFCEERGLVTLDDPANADPRYPRNRVRHVLLPLLEREFNPAIRDALANLADLAREDETVLEAAAEKVCPFDETDGTFRLQAEALLALPLALRRRVARKLLRAAGGTGKALAFDNVERLLWAVRTAQRECHLHGAFALRVKRGLVTLERIQEAGFRRQNPDTGRNPEPQTRNPES comes from the coding sequence ATGATCTGCCCTGTCTACACCGCCGTCCGCCGATTCATGGAATCCCACGCCGTCCCGGCGGACGCGACCCTCATAGCAGCGGTATCCGGCGGGGCCGACTCGCTCGCGTTGCTGCACTCCATGGCATCGCTGCGTCACGAACTGGGATATGCGTTGCGGGTCGCGCACGTCCACCACGGGATGCGCGCGGAAGCGGACGATGATGTCACCCGTCTGCAGGCAGCCTGTGACGATTTGGGCGTCCCGCTCAGCGTTGGCTATATGGACGTGCCGGGCATCGCCGGCGCGCAAAAGGTCTCGCTGGAGGTCGCCGGCCGCCTGGCCCGTTATGGCTGCCTGTACGACGTCGCCGCGGAGCACGGCGCCCACGCGATCTGCACCGGCCACACGCTGGACGATCAGGCCGAGACCCTTCTCCTGCGGATCGTTGCGGGCACCGGCATCGAGGGGTTGGGCGGTATCTTCCCCGCGCGCCTGGCCGTCCCGCCGGAGAGCCGTGCGCCGGTGTGGCTGTGGCGGCCCCTGCTGGAAGTCAGGCGCGCCCAGACCGCGGCATTCTGTGAGGAGCGCGGCCTGGTGACCCTCGATGACCCGGCCAACGCCGACCCGCGCTACCCCCGAAACCGCGTGAGGCACGTGCTTCTGCCGCTTCTGGAACGCGAGTTCAACCCCGCAATCCGTGACGCGCTGGCCAACCTTGCCGACCTCGCGCGGGAGGATGAAACGGTACTGGAGGCGGCCGCCGAAAAGGTGTGTCCGTTCGACGAAACCGACGGGACTTTTCGCCTGCAGGCCGAGGCGCTTCTGGCCCTCCCGTTGGCGCTCCGGCGGAGGGTCGCGCGAAAACTCCTTCGCGCCGCTGGCGGAACGGGGAAGGCCCTCGCTTTCGATAACGTAGAACGCCTGCTATGGGCGGTGCGCACCGCCCAGCGCGAATGCCACCTCCACGGAGCCTTCGCGTTACGCGTAAAAAGGGGTTTGGTAACGCTGGAAAGAATTCAGGAGGCAGGATTCAGAAGGCAGAACCCTGATACCGGACGGAATCCTGAACCCCAGACCCGAAATCCTGAATCCTGA
- a CDS encoding L,D-transpeptidase, which yields MRQPIGLILALLMGLGSGTAIADESDASPGPGPSAAIRLLPAPPAIKPGVKPKPKTGLAWASPAPNTLFFRPATITLDWTGAVPLGVTYSVALSEDGKSFNTLLADNITDSHFSWALPDVPRTTLYLRVRASAVESGQLVSKVLPIHVVPGDAIVVSKKNQRLWAFRDGRLRQRYLVSTGQIDYDTRAGWFNVYSRQKEHHSLLYDVDMPFALFFSGGQAIHASTALRQLGRPASHGCVRLPRRHAQTLFQDSTVGRPVIITDWRQDMSWLDAVPRAATARAAGGGKPVSGPVSRASVAGR from the coding sequence ATGCGACAACCGATTGGACTGATATTAGCCCTGCTTATGGGGCTGGGGAGCGGGACGGCGATTGCGGACGAAAGCGATGCGTCCCCTGGCCCTGGCCCCAGCGCCGCCATCCGTCTGCTCCCGGCGCCTCCGGCGATCAAGCCGGGCGTCAAGCCCAAACCGAAGACCGGCCTGGCGTGGGCCTCGCCGGCGCCCAACACCCTGTTCTTCCGTCCGGCGACCATCACACTGGACTGGACCGGCGCCGTACCGCTGGGCGTCACCTACAGCGTCGCGCTCTCGGAGGACGGCAAATCGTTCAACACGCTGCTGGCGGACAATATCACCGACTCCCATTTCTCGTGGGCGCTCCCGGACGTGCCGCGTACGACCCTTTACCTCCGGGTGAGGGCCTCCGCGGTAGAGAGCGGGCAATTGGTGAGCAAAGTGCTCCCGATCCACGTCGTTCCCGGAGACGCCATCGTCGTCAGCAAGAAGAATCAGCGGCTGTGGGCGTTCCGGGACGGGCGGCTGCGGCAGCGTTACCTCGTGTCTACCGGCCAGATCGACTACGACACCCGTGCGGGGTGGTTCAACGTCTATAGCCGCCAGAAAGAACACCATTCCCTGCTCTATGACGTGGATATGCCCTTCGCCCTGTTCTTCAGCGGCGGACAGGCGATCCACGCAAGCACCGCTCTGCGCCAGTTGGGAAGGCCCGCCTCTCACGGGTGCGTCCGCCTGCCCAGACGCCACGCGCAGACCCTGTTTCAGGACAGCACTGTAGGGCGGCCGGTTATCATCACGGACTGGCGCCAGGATATGTCTTGGCTGGATGCCGTGCCTCGCGCGGCAACCGCTCGCGCAGCAGGCGGCGGAAAGCCCGTCTCCGGCCCGGTTTCCAGAGCTTCGGTGGCCGGGCGATAA
- a CDS encoding 4a-hydroxytetrahydrobiopterin dehydratase: protein MAGILTEGLVRSELAELPGWTYEHGEIVKEFTFDGFAEALEFVNAVGDEAEAADHHPDIDIRWNKVTLRLSTHSEGGVTEKDTALARKIEGVLEAPAESPGA, encoded by the coding sequence ATGGCGGGCATCCTGACGGAAGGGCTGGTGCGGTCAGAACTGGCGGAGCTGCCGGGCTGGACGTATGAGCATGGCGAGATCGTGAAGGAGTTCACGTTCGATGGATTCGCCGAAGCGCTGGAATTCGTGAACGCGGTTGGCGACGAGGCCGAGGCAGCCGACCATCATCCGGACATCGATATCCGGTGGAACAAGGTCACGCTGCGGTTGTCCACCCATAGCGAGGGAGGAGTGACCGAAAAAGACACCGCGCTGGCGCGGAAGATCGAAGGGGTGCTTGAGGCTCCCGCCGAAAGCCCCGGGGCATGA
- the pyrR gene encoding bifunctional pyr operon transcriptional regulator/uracil phosphoribosyltransferase PyrR gives MDETQGRRVMDADEMRRSLVRIAHEIIEKNKGAENVALVGIRRRGVPLADRLAAAIKQIEGIDVATGTLDIALYRDDIKLRQPVVGPTAITFPLEDKAIVLVDDVFYTGRTARSALNALMDLGRPLAIQLAVLIDRGHRELPIRPDFVGKNIPTARSESIEVKVEGIDQENSVYLMKISVEESHV, from the coding sequence ATGGATGAAACCCAGGGTCGCCGCGTAATGGACGCGGATGAGATGCGCCGTTCACTGGTGCGCATCGCTCACGAAATCATCGAGAAGAACAAAGGCGCCGAGAACGTTGCGCTCGTGGGCATCCGACGCCGCGGCGTGCCCCTGGCGGACCGTCTGGCCGCCGCCATCAAGCAGATCGAGGGGATCGATGTGGCGACAGGCACGCTGGATATCGCGCTCTACCGCGACGATATCAAGCTGCGCCAGCCGGTGGTCGGGCCTACGGCGATCACATTCCCGCTGGAGGACAAGGCGATCGTCCTGGTGGACGACGTGTTCTACACGGGCCGCACCGCGCGCAGCGCGCTGAACGCCCTGATGGACCTGGGCCGCCCGCTGGCCATCCAGTTGGCCGTGCTGATCGACCGCGGGCATCGCGAACTGCCGATCCGCCCGGATTTCGTCGGCAAGAACATACCGACCGCCCGCTCCGAGTCCATCGAGGTGAAGGTCGAGGGCATCGACCAGGAGAACTCGGTGTACCTGATGAAGATCAGTGTAGAGGAGAGCCACGTCTGA
- a CDS encoding four helix bundle protein — MNDERPEGRLDKTSDLPQRTKRFALSVIRLFAEVPKRADAQVIARQMVRSGTSVGANYREAHRARTTAEFISKLEVVLQELDETAFWFELLIEGCGMPTDLVGPLQCEAEELICITVASVKTAKTRLAR, encoded by the coding sequence ATGAACGATGAACGGCCGGAGGGTCGGTTGGACAAGACGAGCGACCTTCCTCAAAGAACCAAGAGATTTGCGCTTTCCGTGATCAGGCTCTTTGCCGAGGTGCCGAAACGCGCAGATGCACAAGTGATCGCCCGGCAGATGGTTCGCAGCGGGACATCTGTAGGAGCCAATTACCGTGAGGCGCACCGAGCACGCACAACGGCCGAGTTCATCAGCAAGTTGGAGGTCGTACTGCAGGAACTGGACGAAACGGCCTTCTGGTTCGAGTTGCTGATCGAGGGTTGCGGAATGCCGACCGACTTGGTTGGCCCACTTCAGTGTGAAGCTGAGGAGTTGATATGCATTACGGTAGCTTCCGTCAAGACTGCCAAGACCCGGTTAGCGCGTTGA
- a CDS encoding aspartate carbamoyltransferase catalytic subunit — MNLAKQSVLELQPMPADQIGLILDTAEYFRGILERPIKKVPVLRGKSVCTLFYEASTRTRTSFEIAAKTLSADTSSVAVAASSVTKGESLKDTSLTLAAMGIDAFVIRHQASGAPHNVAKWTGLPVINAGDGQHEHPSQGLLDMLTIRRHKGDWKGLKVAIVGDIRHSRVARSDMWGLTRMGAEVWLCGPKPLLPPVTDHWPARVTTNIDEALDGADVVNVLRIQMERQDQGLFPTTREYHQRYGITADRLKRCQDDVMVMHPGPMNRGIEISSDVADADYAVIDEQVTNGVAVRMALLYLVLGGELTKL, encoded by the coding sequence ATGAATCTTGCTAAACAAAGCGTATTGGAGCTTCAGCCGATGCCGGCTGACCAGATCGGCCTGATTCTGGATACCGCGGAGTATTTCCGGGGCATCCTGGAGCGGCCGATTAAGAAGGTCCCCGTGCTGCGCGGCAAATCGGTATGCACGCTTTTCTATGAGGCGTCCACGCGGACGCGGACATCCTTTGAGATCGCCGCGAAGACGTTGAGCGCGGATACAAGCAGCGTCGCGGTTGCGGCGTCATCGGTCACGAAGGGCGAATCGCTGAAGGACACGTCGCTGACGCTGGCCGCGATGGGCATCGACGCGTTCGTGATCCGCCATCAGGCGAGCGGCGCCCCGCACAACGTGGCCAAATGGACGGGGCTGCCCGTCATTAACGCCGGCGACGGCCAGCACGAGCACCCATCCCAGGGACTGCTGGACATGCTGACGATCCGGCGCCACAAGGGCGACTGGAAGGGCCTGAAGGTGGCGATCGTCGGGGACATCCGGCACTCTCGCGTCGCGCGCAGCGATATGTGGGGGCTCACGCGGATGGGCGCGGAGGTGTGGCTGTGCGGCCCGAAACCGCTGCTGCCACCGGTGACCGACCACTGGCCCGCGCGGGTGACGACCAATATCGACGAAGCCCTTGACGGCGCGGACGTGGTGAACGTGCTTCGCATCCAGATGGAGCGGCAGGACCAGGGGCTTTTCCCCACGACGCGCGAATACCATCAGCGCTACGGCATCACAGCGGACCGCCTGAAGCGGTGCCAGGACGATGTGATGGTGATGCACCCCGGCCCCATGAACCGCGGGATCGAGATCAGCTCCGACGTTGCGGACGCGGACTATGCGGTCATAGATGAACAGGTGACAAACGGCGTTGCGGTGCGGATGGCGCTCCTTTACCTCGTTCTTGGTGGAGAGTTGACAAAGCTATGA
- a CDS encoding MFS transporter, which produces MTTGATPAKRGTEGLPATVLILGLVSLLIDIASEMVYPILPVFLTVALGASPMAMGSIEAGAEAIPSLLKGMFGRLADKPRRRKPLAVAGYGLSALGKGVLVAATGPMGVLASRWMDRVGKGVRTAPRDAIIAAVAPKGKAGKAFGVHRAMDSAGAAIGPLLAFLFLRSHAATRTADFRLPFMAATVFAVAGTLVLAFFVKDVAAQAPKKEAAPKVALPSTFWVVLIAGTVFSLGNSSDTFLLLRTSQLGVSAATVALIWALYSAVYSVASIPLGALSDRIGAKRVLAAGYVIFAGVYLSFAFVHDVRAIWGLWAVYGLYIAATDGVQKALVARVVGPERRASAYGVLGMFTGVAVLPASLMTGWLYTRQGPAVAFGLSSALAVLAAVVLATVRLKEAV; this is translated from the coding sequence ATGACGACCGGCGCAACGCCAGCGAAGCGCGGGACGGAGGGGCTCCCGGCAACCGTTCTGATCCTCGGCCTCGTGTCGCTGCTCATCGACATCGCGTCGGAGATGGTGTACCCTATTCTCCCCGTCTTCCTTACGGTTGCTCTCGGCGCGTCGCCGATGGCGATGGGGTCGATCGAGGCGGGCGCGGAGGCCATCCCGAGCCTTCTCAAGGGCATGTTCGGCAGGCTGGCAGACAAGCCGCGGCGGCGGAAGCCCCTGGCCGTGGCGGGATACGGGCTGTCCGCCCTGGGCAAAGGCGTGCTGGTGGCGGCAACAGGCCCGATGGGCGTGCTGGCGTCGCGATGGATGGACCGTGTTGGCAAAGGTGTCCGGACCGCACCGCGGGACGCCATCATCGCGGCCGTGGCCCCGAAGGGCAAGGCGGGCAAGGCGTTCGGAGTGCATCGAGCCATGGATTCGGCGGGCGCCGCCATCGGCCCGCTCCTGGCGTTTTTGTTCTTGAGGTCGCACGCCGCGACCAGGACGGCGGATTTCCGCCTGCCATTCATGGCGGCAACGGTTTTCGCGGTGGCCGGCACGCTGGTCCTGGCGTTCTTCGTAAAGGACGTGGCGGCCCAGGCGCCTAAGAAGGAGGCCGCACCGAAGGTTGCGCTGCCCTCTACGTTCTGGGTGGTGCTCATCGCGGGAACGGTGTTCTCACTGGGCAATTCATCAGACACGTTCCTGCTGCTGCGCACAAGCCAACTGGGCGTAAGCGCAGCGACGGTCGCGCTGATCTGGGCGTTGTACAGCGCCGTGTACTCGGTGGCCTCGATTCCGCTGGGCGCTCTGTCCGACCGGATTGGCGCCAAACGCGTGCTGGCGGCGGGCTATGTGATTTTCGCGGGCGTTTACCTGAGTTTCGCGTTCGTCCACGACGTCAGGGCGATCTGGGGCCTCTGGGCGGTGTACGGACTGTACATCGCAGCAACGGACGGAGTGCAGAAGGCCCTGGTGGCACGGGTTGTGGGCCCGGAGCGCCGCGCATCGGCGTACGGGGTTCTGGGAATGTTCACCGGCGTCGCGGTGCTCCCCGCGAGCCTGATGACCGGTTGGCTGTATACGCGCCAAGGACCGGCGGTGGCCTTCGGCCTGAGCTCCGCTCTTGCCGTCCTGGCCGCGGTAGTCCTGGCGACGGTGCGCCTGAAGGAGGCTGTCTGA
- a CDS encoding dihydroorotase — protein MSSLLLKNGRIIDPAQGLDVVGDVLVTDGRIAAVGAVAAPRGVETIQCDGWIICPGFVDLHTHLREPGQEHKETIATGTRAAAAGGFTTVCCMPNTTPMIDNASVVRDIRDKAAREGVVKVGVNASIVRDYDETKMAEMADMIEAGAVAVTDDAFPVQNSERMRRIIEYLAPLDRVLMVHCEDKPLTKGASMHEGAVSSTLGLTGMPSLAEETMVARNIALAEAAGARLHICHISTAGAVEMVRRAKARGAKVTAEACPHHFALTDEAVTGYDTNTKMNPPLRTATDADAVKAGLADGTIDCIATDHAPHAREEKETPFADAAFGIVGLETALGLTLKVLVQPGLLTINEAIAKLTIEPVGVLTGDHVTLEELGVSWGTLTEEAPADVTVFDADEEWTVDPTALNSKSKNTPFGGWALPGKIMLTVVNGTVVHDGREG, from the coding sequence GTGAGTTCATTGCTGCTGAAGAACGGTCGCATCATCGACCCGGCTCAGGGTCTTGACGTGGTAGGCGACGTGCTGGTCACCGACGGGCGGATCGCGGCGGTCGGCGCGGTTGCGGCGCCGAGGGGCGTTGAGACCATCCAGTGCGACGGGTGGATCATCTGCCCCGGCTTCGTGGACCTGCATACACACCTTCGCGAGCCGGGCCAGGAGCACAAAGAGACCATCGCTACCGGCACGCGCGCCGCGGCGGCGGGAGGTTTCACCACGGTCTGCTGCATGCCCAACACGACCCCGATGATCGATAACGCCTCGGTTGTCCGGGATATACGCGACAAGGCAGCGCGCGAGGGCGTTGTGAAGGTTGGCGTGAACGCCAGCATCGTCCGCGACTACGACGAGACGAAAATGGCCGAGATGGCGGACATGATCGAGGCCGGCGCGGTGGCCGTCACGGACGACGCCTTCCCCGTGCAGAATTCCGAGCGGATGCGCCGCATCATCGAGTACCTGGCGCCGCTGGACCGGGTGCTGATGGTGCATTGCGAGGACAAGCCGCTGACGAAGGGCGCCAGCATGCACGAGGGCGCGGTGAGCAGCACCCTGGGGCTTACCGGCATGCCGTCGCTGGCGGAAGAGACGATGGTCGCCCGCAACATCGCGCTGGCCGAGGCGGCGGGCGCGAGACTCCATATTTGCCACATCAGCACGGCGGGGGCGGTGGAAATGGTTCGCCGGGCCAAGGCGCGCGGCGCGAAAGTGACCGCCGAAGCCTGCCCGCATCACTTCGCGCTCACCGATGAGGCCGTTACCGGTTACGACACCAACACGAAGATGAACCCGCCGCTCCGCACCGCCACGGACGCGGATGCGGTCAAAGCCGGCCTCGCCGACGGGACGATCGACTGCATCGCTACCGATCACGCGCCACACGCGCGTGAGGAGAAGGAAACGCCATTCGCGGATGCGGCCTTCGGTATCGTGGGGCTGGAAACGGCTCTCGGTCTCACGCTCAAGGTTCTGGTTCAGCCGGGCCTGCTGACAATCAACGAAGCGATCGCGAAACTGACCATTGAGCCGGTGGGCGTGCTGACCGGCGATCACGTGACCCTGGAGGAACTGGGCGTATCGTGGGGAACCCTGACGGAGGAAGCGCCTGCCGATGTCACCGTCTTCGACGCGGACGAGGAGTGGACCGTGGATCCCACGGCGCTGAACAGCAAGAGCAAGAACACGCCGTTCGGAGGCTGGGCGCTACCGGGCAAGATCATGTTGACCGTAGTGAACGGCACCGTCGTGCACGACGGGCGGGAAGGCTGA